A part of Rhodamnia argentea isolate NSW1041297 chromosome 8, ASM2092103v1, whole genome shotgun sequence genomic DNA contains:
- the LOC115738157 gene encoding vicilin-like seed storage protein At2g28490 — protein sequence MKARSLTLLLLSFLLLLNALCAFSVPYREEEGEEEREWKRGERGGGARRGEEEREWRRRERGGGGGEEEDFFLLHDSKHVFRTEAGEMKVVRSFGGRIVERPMHIGFITMDPQTLFVPQYLDSNLVLFVRRGEAKIGAIYEDELVERRLKIGDIYRVPAGSAFYLVNIGEGQRLHLIASIDTSTSLGLRTFQSFFIGGGIYPTSVLTGFEPETLATAFNVSVDEVTDLLTRQQEGPIMYINDDTRQPPSLWSKFLQLKEQDRLQHLKRMVEFHGESKDEENEEEGGGEEKAWSWRKFLSSIFPRDDRRDDPRREGRRDDRRWRTGKGPDSYNLYDRHPDFRNDYGWSVALDESDYEPLRHSGIGVYLVNLTAGSMMAPHVNPSATEYGIVIRGSGTIQIGYPNGSSAVNAKVKEGDVFMVPRYFPFCQISSRSGPMEFFGFTTSARRNRPQFLVGRNSVLQKMLGPELAAAFGMSNETTIRELLDAQRETVILPSASAAPPYIAAKKQQQEEERVEDERIEKVTEDLRQ from the exons ATGAAAGCGAGGTCACTGACCCTCCTCCTGCTCtcgttcctcctcctcctgaaCGCACTGTGCGCGTTCTCGGTGCCTTACCGCGAGGAGGAaggggaggaagagagagaatggaagaggggagagagag gcgGAGGGGCAAGAAgaggggaggaagagagagaatggaggaggagagagagaggcggaggcggaggggaGGAGGAAGACTTCTTCCTCTTGCATGACTCGAAGCACGTGTTCCGGACAGAGGCTGGCGAGATGAAGGTGGTGAGGAGCTTTGGCGGCCGGATCGTCGAGCGGCCCATGCACATAGGCTTCATCACCATGGATCCCCAGACCCTCTTCGTCCCTCAGTACCTCGATTCCAATCTGGTCCTCTTCGTCCGCCGAG GAGAGGCTAAGATCGGTGCAATCTACGAAGATGAGCTGGTGGAGAGGCGGTTGAAGATCGGCGACATATACCGGGTCCCCGCCGGGTCGGCGTTCTACTTAGTGAACATTGGGGAGGGTCAGAGGCTTCACCTCATCGCCAGCATCGACACTTCAACGAGCTTGGGGTTGAGGACTTTCCAG tcaTTCTTCATCGGCGGAGGAATCTACCCGACCTCTGTGCTCACCGGGTTCGAACCTGAAACGCTCGCGACTGCATTTAAC GTTTCGGTGGATGAAGTGACGGACTTACTGACCAGGCAGCAAGAGGGCCCTATCATGTACATAAACGACGACACTCGTCAACCACCGAGCTTGTGGTCTAAGTTCTTGCAGCTGAAAGAACAAGATAGGCTACAACACCTAAAGAGAATGGTGGAGTTCCACGGAGAGTCCAAGGACGaggagaatgaagaagaaggaggaggagaagaaaaagcgTGGTCGTGGAGGAAGTTCTTGAGCTCCATCTTCCCGAGGGATGACAGAAGGGATGACCCAAGAAGGGAAGGCAGGAGGGATGACCGGAGATGGAGAACCGGCAAAGGACCGGACTCCTACAATCTGTACGATCGACACCCTGACTTCCGCAATGACTATGGATGGAGTGTTGCCCTCGACGAGTCCGATTATGAACCTCTCAGGCACTCAGGCATCGGAGTTTACCTCGTCAATCTTACGGCG GGATCAATGATGGCGCCCCATGTAAATCCGAGCGCCACAGAGTACGGGATCGTCATCAGAGGATCAGGCACGATCCAGATCGGGTACCCAAATGGGTCTTCTGCGGTGAATGCGAAAGTGAAAGAGGGAGACGTGTTCATGGTGCCGCGGTACTTCCCATTCTGCCAGATCTCATCTCGGAGCGGGCCGATGGAGTTCTTTGGGTTCACTACCTCAGCCCGGAGGAACAGGCCCCAGTTCCTGGTGGGCCGGAACTCGGTCCTCCAGAAGATGCTCGGGCCGGAACTTGCCGCCGCGTTTGGGATGAGCAATGAGACGACCATAAGGGAGCTCCTCGACGCCCAGCGCGAGACCGTCATATTGCCTTCAGCATCAGCAGCGCCGCCGTACATCGCGgcgaagaagcagcagcaagaGGAGGAGAGGGTTGAAGACGAGAGGATTGAGAAGGTGACGGAGGACCTTAGGCAGTGA
- the LOC115738216 gene encoding general transcription factor IIH subunit 2 isoform X1 yields the protein MNNGEGRRLSGQAEEEDDEDDVDDGGLEAWERAYADERSWESLQEDESGLLRPIDNKALYHAQYRRRLRSLASSNAAARIQKGLIRYLYVVIDLSRAASETDFRPSRMAVVAKHVEAFIREFFDQNPLSQIGLVTIKDGVANCLTDLGGSPESHIKALMGKLECSGDSSLQNALDLVCGYLEQIPSYGHREVLVLNSALSTCDPGDIMETIQNCKKSKVRCSVIGLSAEIFICKHICQETGGLYSVAIDESHFKELILEHAPPPPAIAEFAVANLIKMGFPQRAAENVISICLCHKEARGGGYTCPRCKARVCELPTECRICGLTLVSSPHLARSYHHLFPIAPFDEVTPLRFSSSQHRLPKSCFGCRQSLLNPDVMFCMYAASYQEIGPAYLLNAQNANSISALTVIFMFTKVCITAPVARVSDISRLSAPVKNSYGCNLNFWSSQSQRAVFSYV from the exons ATGAACAACGGCGAGGGAAGGCGGCTGAGCGGGCAAGCGGAGGAAGAGGACGACGAGGATGACGTCGATGACGGAGGCCTCGAGGCATGGGAACGGGCCTACGCCGACGAGAGGTCCTGGGAGTCTCTTCAGGAGGACGAGTCCGGCTTGCTTCGTCCCATCGATAACAAGGCCCTTTACCATGCTCAGTATCGGAGGCGCCTTCGCTCTCTCGCTTCGAGTAATGCAGCTGCTCGGATTCAGAAGGGCCTGATTCGGTATCTCTACGTCGTCATCGACCTCTCCAGG GCTGCCTCGGAGACCGATTTTCGACCCAGCCGCATGGCCGTCGTTGCAAAACATGTAGAAGCTTTTATCCGGGAATTCTTTGACCAGAATCCACTCAGTCAAATAGGTTTAGTTACCATAAAAGATGGGGTTGCTAATTGCTTGACAGATCTTGGTGGAAGTCCTGAATCCCATATTAAAGCTCTGATGGGCAAGTTGGAGTGCTCAGGTGATTCCTCGCTGCAGAATGCCTTAGATCTTGTTTGTGGATATCTGGAACAGATTCCATCATACGGTCATCGGGAAGTTCTGGTATTGAATTCAGCTCTAAGCACTTGTGACCCTGGAGATATTATGGAAACCATTCAGAATTGCAAAAAATCGAAAGTCAGGTGTTCCGTTATTGGTCTCTCtgctgaaattttcatatgcaaACACATCTGCCAAGAAACGGGGGGATTGTACTCTGTTGCCATAGATGAG TCTCACTTTAAGGAGTTGATCCTGGAGCATGCACCCCCTCCTCCAGCAATAGCAGAGTTTGCAGTTGCTAATTTGATCAAGATGGGTTTCCCCCAAAGAGCTGCAGAAAATGTAATCTCAATTTGTTTATGCCATAAAGAGGCTAGGGGTGGAGGATACACTTGTCCAAGATGCAAAGCAAGAGTGTGCGAACTACCTACGGAATGCCGTATTTGTGGGCTCACCCTTGTTTCTTCTCCGCATTTGGCGAGGTCCTATCATCATCTATTTCCTATTGCACCTTTTGACGAGGTTACTCCCTTACGTTTCAGTAGTTCTCAGCACAGGCTACCCAAATCTTGCTTTGGTTGTCGACAAAGTCTTCTCAATCCTG ATGTTATGTTCTGTATGTATGCTGCTTCTTATCAGGAAATAGGCCCAGCCTATCTGTTGAATGCCCAAAATGCAAACAGTATTTCTGCATTGACTGTGATATTTATGTTCACGAAAGTTTGCATAACTGCCCCGGTTGCGAGAGTTTCAGACATTTCAAGACTGTCAGCTCCAGTGAAGAATAGCTACGGCTGCAACCTAAATTTTTGGTCATCTCAGAGCCAACGTGCGGTATTTTCCTATGTCTAA
- the LOC115738216 gene encoding general transcription factor IIH subunit 2 isoform X2 codes for MNNGEGRRLSGQAEEEDDEDDVDDGGLEAWERAYADERSWESLQEDESGLLRPIDNKALYHAQYRRRLRSLASSNAAARIQKGLIRYLYVVIDLSRAASETDFRPSRMAVVAKHVEAFIREFFDQNPLSQIGLVTIKDGVANCLTDLGGSPESHIKALMGKLECSGDSSLQNALDLVCGYLEQIPSYGHREVLVLNSALSTCDPGDIMETIQNCKKSKVRCSVIGLSAEIFICKHICQETGGLYSVAIDESHFKELILEHAPPPPAIAEFAVANLIKMGFPQRAAENVISICLCHKEARGGGYTCPRCKARVCELPTECRICGLTLVSSPHLARSYHHLFPIAPFDEVTPLRFSSSQHRLPKSCFGCRQSLLNPGNRPSLSVECPKCKQYFCIDCDIYVHESLHNCPGCESFRHFKTVSSSEE; via the exons ATGAACAACGGCGAGGGAAGGCGGCTGAGCGGGCAAGCGGAGGAAGAGGACGACGAGGATGACGTCGATGACGGAGGCCTCGAGGCATGGGAACGGGCCTACGCCGACGAGAGGTCCTGGGAGTCTCTTCAGGAGGACGAGTCCGGCTTGCTTCGTCCCATCGATAACAAGGCCCTTTACCATGCTCAGTATCGGAGGCGCCTTCGCTCTCTCGCTTCGAGTAATGCAGCTGCTCGGATTCAGAAGGGCCTGATTCGGTATCTCTACGTCGTCATCGACCTCTCCAGG GCTGCCTCGGAGACCGATTTTCGACCCAGCCGCATGGCCGTCGTTGCAAAACATGTAGAAGCTTTTATCCGGGAATTCTTTGACCAGAATCCACTCAGTCAAATAGGTTTAGTTACCATAAAAGATGGGGTTGCTAATTGCTTGACAGATCTTGGTGGAAGTCCTGAATCCCATATTAAAGCTCTGATGGGCAAGTTGGAGTGCTCAGGTGATTCCTCGCTGCAGAATGCCTTAGATCTTGTTTGTGGATATCTGGAACAGATTCCATCATACGGTCATCGGGAAGTTCTGGTATTGAATTCAGCTCTAAGCACTTGTGACCCTGGAGATATTATGGAAACCATTCAGAATTGCAAAAAATCGAAAGTCAGGTGTTCCGTTATTGGTCTCTCtgctgaaattttcatatgcaaACACATCTGCCAAGAAACGGGGGGATTGTACTCTGTTGCCATAGATGAG TCTCACTTTAAGGAGTTGATCCTGGAGCATGCACCCCCTCCTCCAGCAATAGCAGAGTTTGCAGTTGCTAATTTGATCAAGATGGGTTTCCCCCAAAGAGCTGCAGAAAATGTAATCTCAATTTGTTTATGCCATAAAGAGGCTAGGGGTGGAGGATACACTTGTCCAAGATGCAAAGCAAGAGTGTGCGAACTACCTACGGAATGCCGTATTTGTGGGCTCACCCTTGTTTCTTCTCCGCATTTGGCGAGGTCCTATCATCATCTATTTCCTATTGCACCTTTTGACGAGGTTACTCCCTTACGTTTCAGTAGTTCTCAGCACAGGCTACCCAAATCTTGCTTTGGTTGTCGACAAAGTCTTCTCAATCCTG GAAATAGGCCCAGCCTATCTGTTGAATGCCCAAAATGCAAACAGTATTTCTGCATTGACTGTGATATTTATGTTCACGAAAGTTTGCATAACTGCCCCGGTTGCGAGAGTTTCAGACATTTCAAGACTGTCAGCTCCAGTGAAGAATAG